The proteins below are encoded in one region of Mangifera indica cultivar Alphonso chromosome 7, CATAS_Mindica_2.1, whole genome shotgun sequence:
- the LOC123221665 gene encoding FCS-Like Zinc finger 8-like, protein MADNGSLPSPATTTDNNRKPTSFPRLFTSLTKGISETELPVMSPTSILDISKPFSVLKNPLWSEPSPQTPRTPEPEARRKLDSKGVGLGIFDVLQDVESDSKESKPETRMVLFGSQLKIQIPPQDSPMSPSEFGIKTRNSQLGSFSSVLSPSPAKQSTFGSVNSGLETPNSPQVFTGCLSATEMELSEDYTCVISHGPNPRTTHIFDNFIVESRCGVVGLSPLRKENNGITTIDQINYPSENFLSSCYACKKNLGQGKDIYMYRGEKAFCSRECRFQEMMLEEGVDQLDPVDGYGNCS, encoded by the exons ATGGCAGACAATGGCTCTCTTCCGTCGCCCGCCACCACCACAGATAATAATAGAAAGCCTACTTCATTTCCAAGATTGTTCACTAGTTTAACCAAGGGTATTTCTGAAACTGAGCTTCCTGTGATGAGCCCAACTTCCATTCTTGATATTAGCAAACCATTTTCTGTTCTCAAGAACCCCTTGTGGTCTGAGCCAAGTCCACAAACACCTAGAACTCCGGAACCAGAAGCTAGGCGCAAATTGGACTCCAAAGGGGTTGGTCTTGGCATTTTTGATGTTCTTCAAGATGTTGAATCAGACTCCAAAGAATCAAAACCTGAGACTCGAATGGTTCTTTTCGGGTCACAGCTAAAGATCCAAATCCCTCCTCAAGATTCACCTATGTCTCCATCTGAGTTTGGTATCAAAACTAGAAACTCTCAATTGGGTTCCTTTTCCTCTGTGTTATCACCCTCCCCAGCAAAACAATCAACTTTTGGATCAGTGAATTCGGGTCTGGAGACTCCGAATTCTCCTCAGGTTTTCACGGGTTGTCTCTCTGCCACTGAGATGGAACTCTCTGAGGACTACACTTGTGTCATTTCTCACGGGCCAAATCCGAGAACCACTCATATTTTTGACAATTTCATTGTTGAGAGCCGCTGTGGTGTTGTTGGGTTATCTCCcctgagaaaagaaaataacgGGATCACtacaattgatcaaataaactACCCATCTGAAAATTTTCTCAGTTCCTGTTACGCTTGCAAGAAGAATCTTGGCCAGGGAAAAGACATTTACATGTACAG GGGAGAGAAAGCATTCTGCAGCCGTGAATGCCGTTTCCAGGAGATGATGTTAGAGGAAGGAGTGGATCAATTGGACCCAGTTGATGGCTATGGCAATTGCTCATGA
- the LOC123220576 gene encoding uncharacterized protein LOC123220576, translated as MEIESVKCECCELKEDCTQDYISGVKAKFDGKWLCGLCSEAVRDEVSRGNNAFDIEEAVKAHMSFCGKFKSNPAVRVADGMRQMLRRRSGDLNSSPSSSKKYTRSASTKSY; from the coding sequence ATGGAGATTGAATCAGTTAAGTGTGAGTGTTGTGAATTGAAAGAAGATTGTACCCAAGATTATATTAGCGGAGTGAAGGCCAAATTTGATGGGAAATGGTTATGTGGGTTGTGCTCAGAAGCGGTTAGAGATGAAGTAAGTAGAGGGAATAACGCATTCGATATAGAAGAAGCTGTGAAAGCTCACATGTCATTTTGTggtaaattcaaatcaaatcctgCAGTTCGAGTGGCTGATGGTATGCGACAGATGTTGAGAAGAAGGTCAGGAGACTTGAATTCATCACCATCTTCTTCTAAGAAGTACACGAGATCGGCAAGCACAAAATCGTATTAA
- the LOC123219952 gene encoding folate-biopterin transporter 1, chloroplastic-like isoform X2, whose product MASLLFSPISFLLPSQKRIFSFISLAPLFSQIYHKPRSVFTEACRSSRSRTRWKTQQRTGMPTALHPHAPTLRRERMDKLLVDHESGAGEGDMLLTDIEREIGSSGKNAAQKNRSRTGEVRFFGVELSPDNIAVAMVYFVQGVLGLARLAVNFYLKDDLHLDPAETAVISGFSALPWLVKPLYGFISDSLPLFGYRRRSYLVLSGLLGAISWSLMATLVDSKYSAALSILLGSVSVAFSDVVVDSMVVERARGESQSVSGSLQSLCWGSSAFGGIVSSYFSGSLVDAYGVRFVFGVTALLPLITSGVAVLVKEQRVVGPAWEQNFPLGGPGFLESSKQNIIQLWFAVKQPNVFLPTLFIFLWQATPQSDSAMFYFTTNKLGFTPEFLGRVKLVTSIASLLGVGLYNGFLKNVPLQKIFLWTTSIGTALGMTQVFLVTGLNRKFGISDEWFAIGDSLILTVLGQASFMPVLVLAARLCPEGMEATLFATLMSISNGGSVLGGLIGAGLTQVFGVTKDRFDNLAILIILCNLSSLLPLPLLGLLPQDGPDATEKESGDIEMKSS is encoded by the exons atggcTTCTTTGTTGTTCTCTCCTATCTCATTCTTACTACCTTCACAAAAACGAATTTTCTCCTTCATTTCCCTCGCTCCTCTCTTCTCTCAGATTTACCATAAACCACGCTCTGTTTTCACGGAGGCCTGCCGATCCTCACGCAGCAGAACTCGCTGGAAAACGCAACAAAGAACCGGCATGCCCACTGCTTTACACCCGCATGCCCCCACTCTCCGCCGTGAAAGAATGGACAAGCTACTTGTGGATCACGAATCGG GTGCTGGAGAAGGGGACATGCTGTTGACAGATATAGAAAGAGAAATTGGCTCTTCGGGTAAAAATGCTGCACAGAAAAACAGATCCCGTACTGGTGAAGTCAGATTCTTTGGAGTGGAGTTGTCTCCGGATAATATTGCGGTTGCCATGGTATATTTTGTACAGGGTGTTTTAGGCCTTGCAAGGCTTGCTGTCaatttttacttaaaagatGATCTGCATCTGGATCCTGCCGAG ACAGCTGTAATATCTGGTTTTTCTGCATTGCCCTGGCTTGTCAAACCTCTTTATGGGTTTATTAG TGATTCTCTCCCACTTTTTGGTTACCGAAGGAGGTCTTACTTGGTTCTATCTGGGCTTCTTGGTGCAATCTCATGGAGTTTGATGGCCACCCTTGTTGACAGCAAGTACAGTGCTGCTTTAAGCATACTTCTTGGATCTGTTTCTGTTGCCTTCTCAGATGTT GTTGTAGATTCTATGGTTGTGGAAAGGGCTCGTGGTGAGTCACAAAGTGTTTCAGGATCTCTTCAGTCTTTATGTTGGGGATCCTCAGCATTTGGTGGAATTGTGAGCTCCTACTTTAGTGGCTCATTGGTTGATGCTTATGGTGTAAG GTTTGTTTTTGGTGTCACGGCATTGCTACCACTTATAACATCTGGAGTTGCTGTTCTAGTAAAAGAACAGCGCGTGGTTGGTCCAGCTTGGGAGCAGAATTTTCCTTTAGGTGGCCCTGGCTTTCTTGAAAGctcaaaacaaaacattattCAGTTATGGTTTGCTGTAAAGCAGCCCAATGTTTTTCTTCCAACTTTATTCATTTTCCTATGGCAGGCAACTCCACAGTCAGACTCTGCCATGTTTTACTTCAC CACAAATAAACTTGGTTTCACCCCAGAGTTTCTAGGGCGTGTCAAGCTTGTTACCTCGATTGCTTCATTGCTTGGTGTTGGACTGTATAATGGATTTCTAAAAAATGTTCCTCTGCAGAAGATTTTTCTTTGGACAACCAGTATTGGTACAGCTCTTGGGATGACTCAG GTTTTCCTTGTCACTGGACTAAACAGGAAGTTTGGTATAAGTGATGAGTGGTTTGCAATTGGGGATTCTTTGATCCTCACCGTGCTTGGTCAG GCTTCTTTCATGCCCGTCCTTGTGCTCGCGGCAAGATTGTGTCCGGAGGGTATGGAAGCAACACTCTTTGCAACTCTCATGTCCATATCGAATGGTGGTAGTGTCCTTGGGGGGCTCATTGGTGCTGGTCTGACGCAGGTTTTTGGTGTCACAAAAGACAGATTTGATAACCTGGCTATCTTGATAATCCTATGCAACCTCAGCTCATTGTTGCCGTTGCCTCTCCTCGGTCTACTACCCCAGGATGGTCCAGATGCCACTGAGAAAGAGAGTGGAGATATTGAAATGAAATCTAGTTAA
- the LOC123219952 gene encoding folate-biopterin transporter 1, chloroplastic-like isoform X1: MASLLFSPISFLLPSQKRIFSFISLAPLFSQIYHKPRSVFTEACRSSRSRTRWKTQQRTGMPTALHPHAPTLRRERMDKLLVDHESGAGEGDMLLTDIEREIGSSGKNAAQKNRSRTGEVRFFGVELSPDNIAVAMVYFVQGVLGLARLAVNFYLKDDLHLDPAETAVISGFSALPWLVKPLYGFISDSLPLFGYRRRSYLVLSGLLGAISWSLMATLVDSKYSAALSILLGSVSVAFSDVVVDSMVVERARGESQSVSGSLQSLCWGSSAFGGIVSSYFSGSLVDAYGVRFVFGVTALLPLITSGVAVLVKEQRVVGPAWEQNFPLGGPGFLESSKQNIIQLWFAVKQPNVFLPTLFIFLWQATPQSDSAMFYFTTNKLGFTPEFLGRVKLVTSIASLLGVGLYNGFLKNVPLQKIFLWTTSIGTALGMTQVFLVTGLNRKFGISDEWFAIGDSLILTVLGQASFMPVLVLAARLCPEGMEATLFATLMSISNGGSVLGGLIGAGLTQVFGVTKDRFDNLAILIILCNLSSLLPLPLLGLLPQDGPDATEKESGDIEMKSNII, encoded by the exons atggcTTCTTTGTTGTTCTCTCCTATCTCATTCTTACTACCTTCACAAAAACGAATTTTCTCCTTCATTTCCCTCGCTCCTCTCTTCTCTCAGATTTACCATAAACCACGCTCTGTTTTCACGGAGGCCTGCCGATCCTCACGCAGCAGAACTCGCTGGAAAACGCAACAAAGAACCGGCATGCCCACTGCTTTACACCCGCATGCCCCCACTCTCCGCCGTGAAAGAATGGACAAGCTACTTGTGGATCACGAATCGG GTGCTGGAGAAGGGGACATGCTGTTGACAGATATAGAAAGAGAAATTGGCTCTTCGGGTAAAAATGCTGCACAGAAAAACAGATCCCGTACTGGTGAAGTCAGATTCTTTGGAGTGGAGTTGTCTCCGGATAATATTGCGGTTGCCATGGTATATTTTGTACAGGGTGTTTTAGGCCTTGCAAGGCTTGCTGTCaatttttacttaaaagatGATCTGCATCTGGATCCTGCCGAG ACAGCTGTAATATCTGGTTTTTCTGCATTGCCCTGGCTTGTCAAACCTCTTTATGGGTTTATTAG TGATTCTCTCCCACTTTTTGGTTACCGAAGGAGGTCTTACTTGGTTCTATCTGGGCTTCTTGGTGCAATCTCATGGAGTTTGATGGCCACCCTTGTTGACAGCAAGTACAGTGCTGCTTTAAGCATACTTCTTGGATCTGTTTCTGTTGCCTTCTCAGATGTT GTTGTAGATTCTATGGTTGTGGAAAGGGCTCGTGGTGAGTCACAAAGTGTTTCAGGATCTCTTCAGTCTTTATGTTGGGGATCCTCAGCATTTGGTGGAATTGTGAGCTCCTACTTTAGTGGCTCATTGGTTGATGCTTATGGTGTAAG GTTTGTTTTTGGTGTCACGGCATTGCTACCACTTATAACATCTGGAGTTGCTGTTCTAGTAAAAGAACAGCGCGTGGTTGGTCCAGCTTGGGAGCAGAATTTTCCTTTAGGTGGCCCTGGCTTTCTTGAAAGctcaaaacaaaacattattCAGTTATGGTTTGCTGTAAAGCAGCCCAATGTTTTTCTTCCAACTTTATTCATTTTCCTATGGCAGGCAACTCCACAGTCAGACTCTGCCATGTTTTACTTCAC CACAAATAAACTTGGTTTCACCCCAGAGTTTCTAGGGCGTGTCAAGCTTGTTACCTCGATTGCTTCATTGCTTGGTGTTGGACTGTATAATGGATTTCTAAAAAATGTTCCTCTGCAGAAGATTTTTCTTTGGACAACCAGTATTGGTACAGCTCTTGGGATGACTCAG GTTTTCCTTGTCACTGGACTAAACAGGAAGTTTGGTATAAGTGATGAGTGGTTTGCAATTGGGGATTCTTTGATCCTCACCGTGCTTGGTCAG GCTTCTTTCATGCCCGTCCTTGTGCTCGCGGCAAGATTGTGTCCGGAGGGTATGGAAGCAACACTCTTTGCAACTCTCATGTCCATATCGAATGGTGGTAGTGTCCTTGGGGGGCTCATTGGTGCTGGTCTGACGCAGGTTTTTGGTGTCACAAAAGACAGATTTGATAACCTGGCTATCTTGATAATCCTATGCAACCTCAGCTCATTGTTGCCGTTGCCTCTCCTCGGTCTACTACCCCAGGATGGTCCAGATGCCACTGAGAAAGAGAGTGGAGATATTGAAATGAAATCTA ATATCATATAA